In the Candidatus Roizmanbacteria bacterium genome, AGTTTTGATGCGTGAAGTAGATCTGGTTTGCTGCTGCTAAGCGTGCTTGGGTCTATAGTAACCGTTCCCCCATCTTGCTCCACCGTTGCTCCAAGCTTTTTGATAAGGTGAAGAAGTTCGTGAATGTCGTTGATCTGCGGAACGTTTGTCAAGATGACCGGTGACTCAAATAGCAGTGATGCAATCACCGTCTTAAGCGCAAGGTTCTTAGCGCCAGATAGAGTTACCTCACCTTTCAGTACACCCCCTCCTTGAATTATATATGAGTCTTCCATTGATTTATTTTTTAATTTTTAGTTTTTAGTTTTTATTCAATTTGTAATGTTTAGTTTTTAAAATTCAAAATAGAATACCGATTTCAAACTTCAAACTTAAAATTTCAAATTACTCAATGATTCTAACCTCTTCCTTTAACTCTACTCCAAACTTTGCTTTAACCTTTTCCTTTACGAGAGCTATGAGCTTCTTTAGATTTTCCATATTGTCGTCACCCTCATTAATAATGAAGTTGGCATGAATTTCCGAGACAACAAACTTACCAACTCTCGTGCCCTTGAGTCCTGCTTTATCGATAAGCTCTCCTGCAGACTGCCCATTGATATTTTGGAATACACAACCACTTGAGGCAACTCCAAAAGGTTGTGTCTTTTTTCGGTATTCGATCGCCTCAGTCGCTCGATGCTTGAGGATATCCTTGTCGGTTTTGTTTAGTCTAAATGCTGCCTCAATAAGAACTTCATGTGTTTTTTGCAGCGTGCTATAGTCATACGCAAATTCAAAATACGCTCGGTCAACCTTTTTTTCATTACCTTCTTTATCTATGAGGGTTGCAGAGATAAGACTATCGCCAAAATAAATGAGTGGTTTTGTCCATTTGGAATTCATATAGAGCGCGCCCCCGACCGAGCCTGGCAGTCCTTGATGATACTCAAAACCCTCAAAACCTCTCTCAATTGTTTTTTGGACAAGCATCGAGACCGGGAGTCCGGCCGATACCTCAATATCTGCCGTAGTCTCAGTTTCACTCAGAACATTAAAATTAAAAAACTGATTACGAATCACTAATTTATCGATTTTTTCAGTTGCAAAAACGGTGTTAGAGCCGCCTCCAATAATCATTGTCTGAAGACCGTGCTCCTTCGCATATTTAAATGCTTCGATAAACTCATCACGAGTAGTAACCGTGGTGAATAAGGAGGCTACGGTGTTGGACTTAACGGTGGTAAACTGCTTAAGATTAACGTTCTTTTGGATATTCATGTTGTGCCTTTTTGAAATTTGTGGCTTAGAACGTAGAACATTTTTAAATCCTAAAAAGTTCTATACTTCAAGTTCTATGCTCAAGGTCTATTTAGAGCTCTAATTATATCAGAATGGAGTTTATAAACATCGCCCGCACCCAAAGTCATGATAACGCAGGGAATAGGAGTTGAGGCTAGTTTTGAGCATAAATCATCTGTTCCTGACAGCGACTCGATCGAATCAAATCTTCGTTCTTTCGCTTTAATGACGATGTCTTTATGGGTAACTATGAAGTCGGAAACATTTTCTCGAGCGGATGCAAAGATGGGTAGAATATACGCATGTTTGGAGCCCACGAAACTACCTGCAAACTCTTCAAGAAGTGCCTGAGTTCGTGAGTAAGTGTGAGGTTGGAAAATTACAATGGGCTTAGTTCCCCATCGCTCGGCTGCCGCCTTAATTACCGCCTTAATTTCCTCTGGATGATGCGCGTAATCATCGACTATAGTAATGCCTTTTTCGTTATAAACCACCTCAAATCTTCGTTTGGCACCAACAAAGTCCCGAACTGCTTTCTTTATATTTTTTTCGATGAATCCGAGCTTGAGAAGAACTACAACGACACCAGCAGCATTCACGATATTGTGGTCTCCGTGTAGTGAGAGATGGATATCTGAGATGACCTTATCCCCTGATATCAGATCAAATTTAGAACCCAGTGAAGTAGCCTGATGATTGATAATTCTGTACGTAGCATCTTCAGCAAATCCAAAACTAACAAACTGAACTCCAGATTTTATAATAACCTCAATTGCTGGTTCACTGTCGGCACAGACAACGTTATACTCACTTTGTTTAAAAAATGTTTCGTACGACGACTTCACTTCCTCAAGGTTTGCAAAAATGTCGGGATGATCAAAATCAATGTTCGTGCAAAGACTAAAGGATGGTTTTAGTTGCAAAAACTTAGGTGTTTTATCCTGTGGAGGATTTACACCGTACTCGTCCGCCTCGACAACAAAGTATGAGGTTGAATCATAGTCACCTGCTGGATAATCGTTGAATCCGGAGGATCCGGTAAAGTACGACGGCTTCACTCCTAACTTTATGAGCGCGTAACTCAATAGCGAAGAAGTCGTTGTCTTGCCATGAGATCCGCAGACTGCTATAGACTTCTCAAACATTATTACGAGGAATCCTAAGAGCGCTGCCTGAGAGACGGTCTTAAATCCCCGTTTTATCGCTTCTTTAATGATAGGGTTATTCGTTCCGCCGTGTGCTGCGCTGTAAACTACAAGATCGCTATCAGAAGGAAGTGATGAAATATCGAAGTTCTCTACTATGGTAATCTGGTAACTTTTTAGTTCGTCATCGGTAATGAATTTCTCAGGGACGTCTACGCCCACAACAACCTTTCCCATCTTATGAAGAATTATGGCAAGCTGCGCCATACCTACCCCCTTTATACCCAAAATAAATACTTTTTTCGCTGATTCTATATCGATCATAGTGCTTATTGTACAACAAAGCTGAACTACTCAGGAAAGTTTGGAAGTTTCATACCTTCACGATGCAAGGGGGGGTAAAAGGGAGGATTACCGTCTTTCGAAAATAGGATGTCCGTATCGTACTTCAATTATTTAAATAATTGAAGTATTTAGGCGTTATTGAGCATTATAAAAGAGAACTGTTCGGGAAATTTTGTCTTATCCTGAGGTGATTCGAAGGGTAAATCTCTTGAGTTCCTGTAAGAGTAGAATCGCTTGGAGTAGCACTTTGTGCAGAAAGGAAATGTGTCAATCTGTTCCTTACCCAAACCCGATTCAAGAAGTTGTTTCACATTATCTTCTAAAAGATTCATCGGATAACAGCAAGCACCGATTGCTGGACCGATTGCCACGCGGATGTCTTGAGACTTAGAACCTAGAGCGTATAACTTATCAATCATCTTCATTGCAAGTTTTAGCTCTGTTCCTTTTCGACCATTATGAGATATTCCTACAATATTTTTAACTAGATCAAGGTAAAGTATGGGTGCGCAGTCTGCGGTAATAACAGTAAGCGCCACTCCTTTTTCACTCGTAATCAAGCCGTCGCATTCATCGATATCTAAAATACCTTTAGAGTTATCGCTAGTAACATGAACGATGTGATCGCCATGCACCTGTTCAGGATCAACGATAGTTTTGTACGTAACGTTGTGCGTCGTAAGATAGTGCCTTATATCTTCAACATCTCTCCCGTTTCCGCTCATGCGAGTTCCGAATCCGTGGACAATATTTTTTGATAGTAATGAAGAACTAATAACCTTAGAAGTGTCACTATAAGTTAGCACTTTATTTTTTAAGATTCATTGCATTTTCAACAGCAAGGAATTCATCCCATTGATTCTCGACCCCATTTCGATTAAGACTTTTTTCATGCGCCTTTCCCGTGCACACTACCACATCTCCTTTTTTAGCCAACTTAATAGCATGATTAATAGCTTGCTGCCTATTCATAATAAATAACAAAGTGCCTTCTTTAATTCTTAATTCTTTATTATCAATTCCATGAATTATTTCCTGATAAATTTTCTCAGGGTCTTCTGTTCTGTAGTCCTCCTCCGTAACAATGCTGATATCAGCGTATTTGCCGGTCTCAGCTCCCATCATTGATCTCTTCGATGCATCTCGTAAACCAGCAGAACCAAATACGTGTATGAGTCTTCCCTTCATTTTCGTTGATTCTTTCTTCAGCTCAGGAAGAACACTTGCGAGTGCGTTTGGAGTATGAGCGAAGTCAACGTAAACTTTGAAATCTCCATCGTGCACTAGATCAAATCGACCTATCGGAAGTTCGTAGGTCTTCAACCCAGTAAAGATTGCTTTTTTATCTATACCCAATTCCAGGCAAACAGAATACGCTGCTAAAAAATTGTATCGATTATATTCTGGTATGTTCTTTTTCAGTTCCTTTTCTATGTACACCTTGTAATCCGCATCGTTTTTGAGTCCATAAGTTTTAATCTTGTTTTTCAATATTGTTTTCAGTTTTTCAAACGAAGTATCATCCCGATTGATAATTCCGATTTTTGAGCGCTTTAGGAGTTTTGCTTTTGTAAGGAGATATTTTTCATAGGTAATATGGTAGTCTAGATGCTCATGAGTGATATTTGTGATTACTCCAATTTCATAAAAAATACCAAAGTTACGGTTTTGATCGAGACCATGTGAGGTAGTTTCTAAAACGAAATATTCATCTCCATGTTTTACCGATTCGCTTAACAGCTTCTGTAGTAACACCGCATCGGGAGTGGTTACATGAAGTCCTGTCTCATATTCTTTGTCACCGATCTTTGCATACACTGTTGAGAGCATCGAAACTTTTTTTCCTGCGGATTTCAGAATGTGATATATCGCATGCGTTGTGGTTGTCTTACCATCGGTACCCGTTACGCCAATCACTCTCAATTTAGAGCTAGGATACCCATAGTAGACAGTAGCAGCCACAGCTCGCAGAAGATGGTAGATATTGATTAAGGGCTGGATGTGCCGTTTGAATTTTTCGTACATACTATCAATTGCTCGGTGGAATGTTGTAATAGTATAACAACTCTTTTGCTATCTCAAAGAAAATCGGGGCTGCGGTTTCCGATCCGTAAATCGAACTTTTTGGTTCTTTCAACACAACTAGAGCAATAAACTTAGGTTTATCTGCAGGAGCAAATCCAATAAACGAAGCAATTGTTTTTGAGGCATCATACTTTCCCCCAATCGCAATCTGAGCCGTTCCGGTCTTACCTCCAATATGATATCCTTCTGGAATTGCCCACTTATACTCTCCGTGCTCAACGGTGGATACCAGCATTTTTTTCACAATATCAGATGTTTTTTGACTCAATATTTTTTTATCAAGTTTAGGTTTAACCTCTTGAGTAGTCAGACCTGTTTTCATAGCCTTTACGATGTATGGTCTCATGAGATTTCCACCATTTATGACCGCGGAAAATGCCCGAACCATCTGGATTGGTGTTACCACAATTCCCTGACCGAAGGTAACGGTAGCATAATCAATATCGGCCCAGTAATCTCGGATGTAGCCGGCACTTTCTCCTTGTAGATCGATGCCTGTTTTTTGTCCAAATCCGTATTCCTCAACATATTTTTTGACATTATTTTTTCCAAGTTTAGACCCTATGTACACCATTCCAACATTTGACGATTTCTCTAAAATTCTGGTCATCGAAATCTTACCTTCGTACTTATTGTTCCAAGTTCTAATCGTGTACTCACCAATAGTAACTGGTCCCTTTTCATCAAATTTGGAGTCGGATTTAATCGCCTTCTCTTCAATACCCGCTGCTGTAATAAGCGGCTTGAAGGTGGATCCTGGCTCATAGAGTGAAGAGATAGATTGATTATTGAAGGTTTGATCATTTGAGTCGTAATACAAATTAGGATCGTAGTCGGGTAGACACGTAAGTGCCAAAATTTCGAGTGTGTTTGGATTCGCGACAATCACACATCCTTCTTTAGCTTGATAGCTTTCTAATCCACTCTTCAGCTTTGCTTTGGCAATATTCTGCACCGTTTTATCTACCGTTAAGATCAGATCTCTACCGTTCTCAGAGTCGATCTTCTCTTGATCTCCGATCAAAATAGGTCTACCTATAAGATCGCGCTCGCTTTTGACAAATCCCAATAATCCAGCTAGGTCTTGCTCATAAAATCCTTCTACTCCAAAGTATCCAATCGGCTCTCCTGCTTTTCCTTTACCTACAAAGCCTAAAAGGTGGGCAGATAACGATGCTTCTGGGTAATACCGTTGTGATTGCTCCTCAAACCCCACTCCTCGTAGTTTGAGCGCTTCAATTGTTTTCTTCGTCTTCTGTGAAACTCCCTCTGCCAACTTCACCCAACTTAGCGATGGATCAAGTCGAGCCGCGATAGAAGCCTGGTCAGCAGATAACTCTTTAGCAACCTTCTCGGTAACGGTAGAAATATCCTTAATAATTTTAGGCTCGGCAAATACTAAGTAGGTCTTTCTGTTAAGGGCAAGAGGTTGTTGATTCCGGTCCAAAATCGTTCCCCGATCTGGATAGATCTGCTTGTACTTGAGGTATGACTGTGAGACGTTTGATGATGGAGCAACCTGAATAAAAAATAGCTTTACAGTATGGCAATAAAAATGAATAGAAAGAAGAAAAAACAGCACGAATCTTTGGCATATCAGTTGCGTCTTGCAACACCCATGGTGTGTAGGTAGTATGGCTTAGCTTTTGCAGTAAATGTAAGATCTGCGGCTCTGGATGCTGCATACTGGAGTGAGTTAACGCTGTACATCGACTCCTCTAAATCGCTATTCTCCAATTTGAGCGCATAGGTTTTCGTCTCATATTCCTGAATGCTTTGGCTCTGCTTCATACTCATAACAAAGGCGAAGATGTTAGCAACTATCAAAACAGAAAATAATACACCAATTGTGCTTTGTATCTTTGAAATTTTCATATTGTTATTTTTGACAACTACCCTCATTAAGGCCGATCTCTCAAATGATTTGGCCATCTTCTTCTTTACCTTCCAATCGTTAGATATTAGTTTTTTGTTATTTGATATTAACTTTTTGACCTGTCTGTCTTCTCCTGAATTAAAGGTTATTACGACGAGTACGCCACCTGACTTAAGAAGTGAAAGTCCGCCCATAAATCCTTTATGGAGATTTTCCACTTCGTCATTCACTAACATTCGCAGAGCTTGGAAGATTCGACTATATATACGCGTATTTTTTGAAGGTGCTACGGCATCAATCGCATCGCACAGATCACCAACGGTCTTAATTTTTCGGTCATTTCGTCTACGCAATATTGATTTTGCTATCTTTTCCGATAATGGCTCCTCACCATATCGCGCCAAGATAAAATATAGTTCTTCTTCATTTGCTGAATTGAGAAAGTCCGAAGCATCTTCTCTTGTCTGATCAAGTAACCTCATGTCTAATGGTTCTTCTCTGTTTTTGAACGATAGTCCAATACCATTACTAGTCATCTGTCCGTATGAGATCCCCAGATCAAACAAAACTCCGTCTACTGGGTAAAAATTCTTCTCTTTTGCAATGGCCTCAATGTCCGCAAAGTTGCACTGCGCAAGCATCACGCCGGAGCCTTCAAGCTCCTTCGAAGCTCTCTTAATTTGCTCTTTATCATAATCAAGTCCCAGTACCTCTCCTCCAAGCTCTCGAATTTTGTTAAGGTGCCCTAACTGTCCGATCGTCGCATCTATATATCTTTTACCTTTGTTTACCTGTAATGCTTCTATGGCCTCATCGAGCATTACTGGTGTATGTGTCATGATCTTATTTCTTAGTTCTTAATTCTTAGTTCTAGTCATTAATTCTTAGATTTCTCTACCCATTTCTCTTCGTCCCAGAACTCAAAGTGATCTCCTACTCCTATAATCACAACCTTCTTACTCAAACCTGCAAACTCAAGCAAGTTCTTCGGAATCACGAATCTTCCCTGCTCATCAATCTCAAGACTGCTCGCTGATGAAAAAACAAATCTTCTTTTATCTAAATTTTCTTGCTCGAGTAGGGAAACCTGCAACAACTCATTTGCCCGATCTTCCCAGTCTTGTTTGTCGAATCCGGCAAGACATTTGTCGAATCCTTTTGTTACAATAAAACTGTTTCCTTTTAAAAGTTCTCTGATTTTTTTTGGTAAAACAATTCTTCCAAGTCCAGTAAACGATACTTGAAATTCACCAATAAAAACCATATATAACCATTTTGAACCATTTTAAGTTAGTTGTCAAGCGTATAAATGTATGAATCGGCTCTTCACAGGAACCAAAAACCTTTTCTTAAGTAAACAGCGAACGATCATTTCTTCAACCCTGATAGTAGCAACCACGATCATCCTCTCAAGTCTCTTTGGATTCATGAGATACCGCGTATTAGCGGGCTATTTTAGTAAGGAGGAACTTGACATCTTCTTTGCCTCTTTCAGAATACCAGATATAGTATTTGAACTTTTGATTTCTGGGGCATTAACAACCTCGTTTGTCCCTATTTTCATCAAATACCAAAAGGACAAAAAGGAGCTCGATGTCAATATCTCGTCCATTATAAATATCACGACCTTAATTCTTTTTTTACTCATTCTAGTTCTGTTTTTTACAGCTGACTGGATAATTCCACTCATAACGCCAGGCTTTACGGGAGC is a window encoding:
- the murB gene encoding UDP-N-acetylmuramate dehydrogenase — encoded protein: MNIQKNVNLKQFTTVKSNTVASLFTTVTTRDEFIEAFKYAKEHGLQTMIIGGGSNTVFATEKIDKLVIRNQFFNFNVLSETETTADIEVSAGLPVSMLVQKTIERGFEGFEYHQGLPGSVGGALYMNSKWTKPLIYFGDSLISATLIDKEGNEKKVDRAYFEFAYDYSTLQKTHEVLIEAAFRLNKTDKDILKHRATEAIEYRKKTQPFGVASSGCVFQNINGQSAGELIDKAGLKGTRVGKFVVSEIHANFIINEGDDNMENLKKLIALVKEKVKAKFGVELKEEVRIIE
- a CDS encoding polyphenol oxidase family protein, translating into MLTYSDTSKVISSSLLSKNIVHGFGTRMSGNGRDVEDIRHYLTTHNVTYKTIVDPEQVHGDHIVHVTSDNSKGILDIDECDGLITSEKGVALTVITADCAPILYLDLVKNIVGISHNGRKGTELKLAMKMIDKLYALGSKSQDIRVAIGPAIGACCYPMNLLEDNVKQLLESGLGKEQIDTFPFCTKCYSKRFYSYRNSRDLPFESPQDKTKFPEQFSFIMLNNA
- a CDS encoding UDP-N-acetylmuramoyl-L-alanyl-D-glutamate--2,6-diaminopimelate ligase — protein: MYEKFKRHIQPLINIYHLLRAVAATVYYGYPSSKLRVIGVTGTDGKTTTTHAIYHILKSAGKKVSMLSTVYAKIGDKEYETGLHVTTPDAVLLQKLLSESVKHGDEYFVLETTSHGLDQNRNFGIFYEIGVITNITHEHLDYHITYEKYLLTKAKLLKRSKIGIINRDDTSFEKLKTILKNKIKTYGLKNDADYKVYIEKELKKNIPEYNRYNFLAAYSVCLELGIDKKAIFTGLKTYELPIGRFDLVHDGDFKVYVDFAHTPNALASVLPELKKESTKMKGRLIHVFGSAGLRDASKRSMMGAETGKYADISIVTEEDYRTEDPEKIYQEIIHGIDNKELRIKEGTLLFIMNRQQAINHAIKLAKKGDVVVCTGKAHEKSLNRNGVENQWDEFLAVENAMNLKK
- a CDS encoding penicillin-binding protein 2, with translation MLFFLLSIHFYCHTVKLFFIQVAPSSNVSQSYLKYKQIYPDRGTILDRNQQPLALNRKTYLVFAEPKIIKDISTVTEKVAKELSADQASIAARLDPSLSWVKLAEGVSQKTKKTIEALKLRGVGFEEQSQRYYPEASLSAHLLGFVGKGKAGEPIGYFGVEGFYEQDLAGLLGFVKSERDLIGRPILIGDQEKIDSENGRDLILTVDKTVQNIAKAKLKSGLESYQAKEGCVIVANPNTLEILALTCLPDYDPNLYYDSNDQTFNNQSISSLYEPGSTFKPLITAAGIEEKAIKSDSKFDEKGPVTIGEYTIRTWNNKYEGKISMTRILEKSSNVGMVYIGSKLGKNNVKKYVEEYGFGQKTGIDLQGESAGYIRDYWADIDYATVTFGQGIVVTPIQMVRAFSAVINGGNLMRPYIVKAMKTGLTTQEVKPKLDKKILSQKTSDIVKKMLVSTVEHGEYKWAIPEGYHIGGKTGTAQIAIGGKYDASKTIASFIGFAPADKPKFIALVVLKEPKSSIYGSETAAPIFFEIAKELLYYYNIPPSN
- the rsmH gene encoding 16S rRNA (cytosine(1402)-N(4))-methyltransferase RsmH, translating into MTHTPVMLDEAIEALQVNKGKRYIDATIGQLGHLNKIRELGGEVLGLDYDKEQIKRASKELEGSGVMLAQCNFADIEAIAKEKNFYPVDGVLFDLGISYGQMTSNGIGLSFKNREEPLDMRLLDQTREDASDFLNSANEEELYFILARYGEEPLSEKIAKSILRRRNDRKIKTVGDLCDAIDAVAPSKNTRIYSRIFQALRMLVNDEVENLHKGFMGGLSLLKSGGVLVVITFNSGEDRQVKKLISNNKKLISNDWKVKKKMAKSFERSALMRVVVKNNNMKISKIQSTIGVLFSVLIVANIFAFVMSMKQSQSIQEYETKTYALKLENSDLEESMYSVNSLQYAASRAADLTFTAKAKPYYLHTMGVARRN
- the mraZ gene encoding division/cell wall cluster transcriptional repressor MraZ, giving the protein MVFIGEFQVSFTGLGRIVLPKKIRELLKGNSFIVTKGFDKCLAGFDKQDWEDRANELLQVSLLEQENLDKRRFVFSSASSLEIDEQGRFVIPKNLLEFAGLSKKVVIIGVGDHFEFWDEEKWVEKSKN